The Streptomyces cathayae DNA segment GGCTCGGCAAGGAGCACGGCTACTGCGACGTACGGCCCGTCGGCGCCGTCACCGTCGGCCTGGAGGGCAGCACGCTCGCCGAGCTGGGCGCCATGCACGAGTCCGCGGCCGGCGTCACCGTCTTCTCCGACGACGGCAAGTGCGTCCACGACGCCGTGATCATGCGGCGCGCCCTGGAGTACGTGAAGGCCTTCGACGGCGTCGTCGCCCAGCACGCGCAGGAACCCCGGCTGACCGAGGGCGCCCAGATGAACGAGGGCGTCGTCTCCGCCGAGCTGGGACTGGGCGGCTGGCCGGCCGTCGCCGAGGAGGCGATCATCGCCCGGGACGTCCTGCTCGCCGAGCACGTCGGTTCCCGCGTCCACATCTGCCACCTGTCGACGGCGGGCAGCGTCGAGATCGTGCGCTGGGCCAAGGCCCGCGGCATCCGGGTCACCGCCGAGGTCACCCCGCACCACCTGCTCCTCACCGACGAACTGGTGCGCACCTACAACCCGGTCTACAAGGTCAACCCGCCGCTGCGCACCGAGCGGGACGTCCTGGTGCTGCGCGAGGCGCTCGCCGACGGCACGATCGACATCGTCGCCACCGACCACGCCCCGCACCCGCACGAGGACAAGGACTGCGAGTGGGCGGCCGCGGCCATGGGCATGGTCGGCCTGGAGACCGCGTTGTCGGTGGTCCAGGAGACGATGGTCGACACGGGCCTGCTGGACTGGACCGGCGTGGCCGACCGGATGTCCTTCGCCCCCGCGCGCATCGGACGGGCCGAGGGCCACGGCCGTCCCGTCTCGGTCGGTGAGCCTGCCAACCTCACCCTCGTCGACACGGCATACCGTGGTTCCGTGGACCCCGCGGGCTTCGCCTCGCGCAGCCGCAACACCCCGTACGAGGGCCGTGAGCTGCCGGGCCGTGTCACGCACACCTGGCTCCGGGGCACGGCCACGCTCGTCGACGGGAAACTCACGTGACATCTGTAATCCTGCTGGCCGCCGAGAAACGATCGGCGGAAGTGACCGACTGGGCGGCCAGGATCGGCTGGGTCGTCGGCCTCGCCCTCTTCGTCGCGCTCGTCTACTGGCTGATGCGCGAGGGCTGGAAGTGGCGCGGCACCCTCCAGAGCGACCTCCCCGGGCTTCCCACGACCCCGGACGACCCCGGCCCGGCGAAACTGAGTGCGCGCGGCCGCTACCACGGCTCCACCACCGCCGGTCAGTGGCTCGACCGCATCGTGGCGCACGGTCTGGGCACCCGCAGCAGGGTGGAGCTCACCCTCACCGACGCGGGCCTGGACGTCGTACGCCCCGGAGCCGGCGACTTCTTCGTCCCGGCCGACGCGCTGCGCGGGGCCCGGCTCGACAAGGGCATCGCCGGCAAAGTGCTCACCGAAGGCGGCCTGCTCGTCGTCACCTGGGCACACGGCGAGCGGCTGATCGACTCCGGCTTCCGCTTCGACCACGCGGCCGACCACAACGAGTGGGTCCCGGCCATCGACTCCATGAGCAAGACGAACGTCACGACGGAAGGCGCCGAACGATGACAACCTCCACCAGGGGAACCACCTCTCGCAAGAAGGTGCTTCCCGCCGTACTCGTCCTGGAGGACGGCCGGGTCTTCCGCGGCCGTGCCTACGGGGCGGTGGGGGAGACCTTCGGCGAAGCGGTGTTCTCCACCGGGATGACCGGCTACCAGGAGACCCTCACCGACCCGTCCTACCACCGCCAGGTCGTCGTGATGACCACGCCGCACGTCGGCAACACAGGCGTCAACGACGACGACCCCGAGTCCCAGCGGATCTGGGTCGCCGGCTACGTCGTGCGCGACCCCGCGCGCGTGCCGTCCAACTGGCGCTCCCGCCGCGCCCTGGATGAGGAGCTCGCCGCCCAGGGCGTCGTCGGCATCAGCGGCATCGACACCCGCGCGCTGACCCGGCACCTGCGCGAACGGGGCGCCATGCGCGTCGGCATCTTCAGCGGCGACGCCGTACGGGACGACGCCGCACTGCTGGCCGACGTGCGGGAGGCCCCCGAGATGAAGGGCGCCGACCTCGCCGCCGAGGTCGCCACCACCGAGCCGTACGTCGTCCCCGCCGTCGGCCCCGACGGCGCGCCCCTCCCGGCCGGCACCGCGAAGTTCACCGTCGCCGCGATCGACCTCGGCATCAAGGGCATGACCGCCCAGCGCATGACACAGCGCGGCATCGAGGTGCACGTCCTGCCCGCGAACGCCACCCTCGACGACGTCTACGCCGTCAACCCCGACGGGGTGTTCTTCTCCAACGGCCCCGGCGACCCCGCCACCGCCGACCAGCCCGTCTCCGTGATGCGGGGCGTCCTGGAACGCGGCACCCCGCTCTTCGGGATCTGCTTCGGCAACCAGATCCTCGGCCGCGCCCTCGGCTTCGGCACCTACAAGCTGAAGTACGGCCACCGCGGCATCAACCAGCCGGTGCAGGACCGCGGCACCGGCAAGGTCGAAATCACCTCGCACAACCACGGCTTCGCCGTCGACGCCCCGATCGACAAGGTCTCCGAGACCCCGTTCGGCCGGGTGGAGGTGTCCCACGTCTGCCTCAACGACAACGTGGTGGAGGGGCTCCGCCTGCTCGACCGGCCGGCCTTCAGCGTCCAGTACCACCCGGAGGCGGCGGCGGGCCCGCACGACGCCGCCCACCTGTTCGACCGCTTCGTATCCCTGATGGAGGGCCAGCGTGCCTAAGCGCACCGATATCCAGTCCGTCCTGGTCATCGGCTCCGGCCCGATCGTCATCGGCCAGGCCGCCGAGTTCGACTACTCCGGCACCCAGGCGTGCCGGGTGCTGAAGGCCGAGGGCCTGCGCGTCATCCTGGTCAACTCCAACCCGGCGACGATCATGACCGACCCGGAGATCGCCGACGCCACCTACGTCGAACCGATCACCCCGGAGTTCGTCGAGAAGATCATCGCCAAGGAGCAGCCGGACGCCCTGCTGCCCACCCTGGGCGGCCAGACGGCCCTGAACACCGCGATCTCCCTGCACGAGAACGGCATCCTGGAGAAGTACGGCGTCGAGCTGATCGGCGCCAACGTGGAGGCCATCCACAAGGGCGAGGACCGCGAGCTGTTCAAGGACGTCGTGGAGGAGGTCCGCAAGAAGATCGGGCACGGCGAGTCCGCCCGGTCCTACATCTGCCACTCCATGGACGACGTCCTCAAGGGCGTCGAGGAGCTCGGCGGCTACCCCGTCGTCGTCCGCCCGTCCTTCACCATGGGCGGCGCCGGCTCCGGCTTCGCCCACGACGAGGACGAACTGCGTCGCATCGCCGGCCAGGGCCTCACCCTGTCGCCGACCACCGAGGTGCTCCTGGAGGAGTCCATCCTCGGCTGGAAGGAGTACGAGCTGGAGCTGATGCGCGACAAGCACGACAACGTCGTGGTCGTCTGCTCCATCGAGAACTTCGACCCCATGGGCGTGCACACCGGCGACTCGATCACCGTCGCGCCCGCGATGACGCTGACCGACCGCGAGTACCAGATCCTGCGGGACGTCGGCATCGCCGTCATCCGCGAGGTCGGCGTCGACACCGGCGGCTGCAACATCCAGTTCGCGGTGAACCCCGAGGACGGGCGCGTCATCGTCATCGAGA contains these protein-coding regions:
- a CDS encoding dihydroorotase — protein: MSKTLIRGAKVLGGDPQDVLIDGGTVAAVGTGLSAEGAEVVEAAGKVLLPGLVDLHTHLREPGREDSETVLTGTRAAASGGYTAVFAMANTFPVADTAGVVEQVWRLGKEHGYCDVRPVGAVTVGLEGSTLAELGAMHESAAGVTVFSDDGKCVHDAVIMRRALEYVKAFDGVVAQHAQEPRLTEGAQMNEGVVSAELGLGGWPAVAEEAIIARDVLLAEHVGSRVHICHLSTAGSVEIVRWAKARGIRVTAEVTPHHLLLTDELVRTYNPVYKVNPPLRTERDVLVLREALADGTIDIVATDHAPHPHEDKDCEWAAAAMGMVGLETALSVVQETMVDTGLLDWTGVADRMSFAPARIGRAEGHGRPVSVGEPANLTLVDTAYRGSVDPAGFASRSRNTPYEGRELPGRVTHTWLRGTATLVDGKLT
- the carA gene encoding glutamine-hydrolyzing carbamoyl-phosphate synthase small subunit, whose protein sequence is MTTSTRGTTSRKKVLPAVLVLEDGRVFRGRAYGAVGETFGEAVFSTGMTGYQETLTDPSYHRQVVVMTTPHVGNTGVNDDDPESQRIWVAGYVVRDPARVPSNWRSRRALDEELAAQGVVGISGIDTRALTRHLRERGAMRVGIFSGDAVRDDAALLADVREAPEMKGADLAAEVATTEPYVVPAVGPDGAPLPAGTAKFTVAAIDLGIKGMTAQRMTQRGIEVHVLPANATLDDVYAVNPDGVFFSNGPGDPATADQPVSVMRGVLERGTPLFGICFGNQILGRALGFGTYKLKYGHRGINQPVQDRGTGKVEITSHNHGFAVDAPIDKVSETPFGRVEVSHVCLNDNVVEGLRLLDRPAFSVQYHPEAAAGPHDAAHLFDRFVSLMEGQRA